One stretch of Candidatus Nitrosotenuis cloacae DNA includes these proteins:
- a CDS encoding 50S ribosomal protein L5, with the protein MSATQNVMKAIRLEKIVLNMGVGKSGEAIEVAKKALNQISGKKSCARDAKGTQRDWGVRKGEPIGVAVTIRGEDAEALLKRLLDAIGNRLKGRSFDNFGNVSFGIKEHIDIPGIKYDPQIGILGMEAAITLTRPGFSIRTRSRHKASVGHTHRITREEAQEFLTREFGVSIV; encoded by the coding sequence ATGTCTGCAACTCAAAACGTAATGAAGGCAATTCGATTAGAAAAAATCGTTCTCAACATGGGTGTTGGAAAATCTGGTGAGGCAATAGAGGTTGCAAAAAAAGCACTAAACCAAATCTCTGGCAAAAAATCCTGTGCTCGTGATGCCAAAGGCACACAACGAGACTGGGGCGTAAGAAAGGGTGAGCCAATCGGAGTTGCAGTTACGATTCGCGGTGAGGATGCAGAAGCACTACTAAAAAGACTACTAGACGCAATTGGAAATAGACTAAAGGGAAGATCATTTGATAATTTTGGTAATGTCTCATTTGGAATCAAAGAACACATTGACATTCCAGGAATAAAATATGATCCACAAATCGGAATTTTGGGAATGGAAGCAGCAATCACACTAACAAGACCTGGCTTTAGCATTAGAACAAGAAGTAGACACAAGGCATCGGTTGGCCACACACATCGAATCACCAGAGAAGAAGCCCAAGAATTCTTAACTAGGGAGTTTGGAGTGAGCATAGTATAA